In one window of Hyla sarda isolate aHylSar1 chromosome 1, aHylSar1.hap1, whole genome shotgun sequence DNA:
- the LOC130277384 gene encoding Fc receptor-like protein 5, with the protein MYNVLPACVYIWLCLLVELSLYEAVLQRPNIIFSANYAIYLTGEAVSLECQATADFTIHGYKFFKNNQEVHRVEAARLNKYKIRPARRNDAGSYTCLYWTLDTIRGRQESEISYPVSLSVIDQPSMPTLLIRPKESLYVEGEMVTLECEHPSVNAQITYRFYKDKSNLLPYQDTSISEHHISSLSTKDSGTYDCEYLIFGHQRIISSGRSKQQTITVTAWSTSPILKFLPYFSTFINGENVTMECEAPSPVYVTMYRFYKEEIELKEPSLNKGIFSLHNLTKANQAEYTCMYWSSMSNREIPSTQSLPKEIYVIDPLRPPFLFSDPPSGRIWDGGNVTLYCRAPEVYERTTFHFLKNRDEIISVSTYKQLSAALTVNMKKSNSTSSTKYICQYTAEIKGRSLLSPKSTEVEIMVVAPGSLLWLIAIGVGAGIAVLIVIVGLLYWALLPMKDKEKEAEESKPIHEGGCKVTSL; encoded by the exons ATGTATAACGTGCTCCCAGCATGTGTCTATATATGGCTTTGTCTTCTAGTGGAACTCAGTTTGTATGAAG cTGTTCTTCAGAGGCCAAATATCATCTTCTCAGCCAATTATGCCATATACCTAACTGGAGAAGCAGTGTCTCTAGAATGTCAGGCCACAGCTGACTTCACTATACATGGATACAAGTTCTTCAAAAATAATCAAGAAGTTCATAGGGTGGAAGCAGCCAGGCTAAACAAGTATAAGATAAGACCAGCGAGAAGAAATGATGCTGGATCCTACACCTGTCTCTATTGGACATTAGATACCATTAGAGGAAGGCAAGAATCCGAAATCAGCTATCCTGTGTCTTTGTCTGTAATAG ATCAGCCATCTATGCCCACTCTCTTAATCAGGCCAAAGGAATCCCTGTATGTAGAAGGAGAAATGGTGACTTTGGAATGTGAACATCCAAGTGTAAATGCTCAGATCACTTATCGTTTTTACAAGGATAAAAGCAACCTGCTCCCTTACCAAGATACATCAATATCTGAGCACCATATTTCCAGCTTGAGTACCAAGGATTCTGGAACCTATGACTGCGAATACTTGATCTTTGGACACCAGAGAATAATCTCATCGGGCAGAAGCAAGCAACAAACTATAACTGTTACAG CTTGGTCTACCTCCCCAATTTTAAAGTTCCTGCCTTATTTCTCAACGTTTATAAATGGAGAAAATGTAACCATGGAATGTGAAGCTCCATCACCTGTTTATGTTACCATGTACCGCTTCTACAAGGAGGAAATTGAATTGAAAGAGCCATCATTAAACAAAGGAATATTTTCATTGCACAACTTAACAAAAGCAAATCAAGCGGAATATACTTGTATGTACTGGAGTTCAATGAGTAACAGAGAGATCCCATCCACTCAGAGTCTTCCAAAAGAGATTTATGTAATTG aTCCTTTGCGCCCCCCCTTCTTGTTTTCGGATCCTCCTAGTGGTAGAATCTGGGATGGAGGCAATGTTACTCTATACTGTAGAGCCCCTGAAGTGTATGAAAGAACTACATTCCACTTTCTCAAAAATAGAGATGAGATAATAAGTGTATCCACATACAAACAATTATCAGCAGCACTAACCGTCAACATGAAGAAATCCAATAGCACTTCCTCTACCAAATACATCTGTCAGTACACAGCAGAGATTAAGGGGCGTTCATTGCTGTCACCTAAGAGCACAGAAGTTGAGATCATGGTGGTGGCAC CGGGATCTCTACTGTGGTTGATAGCTATTGGAGTTGGTGCTGGTATAGCTGTGTTGATTGTAATTGTTGGTTTACTCTACTGGGCTCTGTTGCCCATGAAAG ATAAAGAGAAAGAGGCTGAAGAGTCAAAGCCAATTCATGAA